One part of the Lotus japonicus ecotype B-129 chromosome 2, LjGifu_v1.2 genome encodes these proteins:
- the LOC130736474 gene encoding syntaxin-22-like, with translation MASSSIANKKIEDAKLARDFQTTLQEFQKVQQLASERESTYTPASTSSPLPTSSGAGEESVEVDLESRPFIGEQKRQEILLLDNELSFNEAMIDERDQGIREVEEQIGQANEIFKDLVVLVHDQGIVIGK, from the exons ATGGCGTCGTCTTCCATC GCTAATAAGAAAATTGAAGATGCTAAGCTTGCAAGAGATTTCCAAACCACGTTACAAGAATTTCAAAAAGTACAGCAGCTTGCTTCTGAGCGTGAATCGACTTACACCCCGGCTTCCACTTCTTCTCCTTTACCAACAAG CTCTGGCGCTGGTGAAGAATCAGTTGAGGTAGACTTGGAAAGCAGACCTTTTATCGGAGAACAGAAGAG GCAAGAGATACTTCTGTTGGATAATGAATTATCCTTCAATGAGGCTATGATTGATGAAAGAGATCAGGGTATCCGAGAGGTAGAAGAGCAAATTGGACAAGCAAATGAAATATTCAAGGATCTTGTTGTTCTGGTTCATGATCAGGGGATTGTTATTggtaaataa